The following coding sequences are from one Desertifilum tharense IPPAS B-1220 window:
- the secG gene encoding preprotein translocase subunit SecG, whose translation MLNNVLQGIWGLSAIGLIVLVLLHSPKGDGLGGIGGQAQLFTSAKSAETTLNRTTWVLTAIFMGLTVILSAGWLAS comes from the coding sequence ATGCTGAATAACGTTTTACAAGGAATTTGGGGTTTATCGGCGATTGGTTTAATTGTGCTAGTTTTGCTCCATAGTCCCAAAGGCGATGGACTTGGGGGAATCGGCGGACAAGCCCAATTGTTTACCTCTGCCAAAAGTGCAGAAACCACCCTCAACCGAACCACTTGGGTACTAACAGCGATCTTTATGGGCTTAACGGTGATTTTAAGTGCGGGTTGGTTGGCGAGTTAA
- a CDS encoding matrixin family metalloprotease produces MRVGWRVKPWRRWAIASILLLFLGSVLAIATPALPPPQAHPLPPTLAQWGDRSGDYFEEIESTPLGYLVWSSLPISVYIEVPKDPSDRVQTWQKAVERAVMDWNPYLPLNPVDSPENADIRIWYRRPPLRLSSTGEILRARTAETRYEFYKRSPATPMHRCDIYLSPHQSAIYTLATARHELGHALGIWGHSPSPEDVMYFSQVQDPVEISPRDINTLKRIYEQPTRLGWEQR; encoded by the coding sequence GTGCGGGTTGGTTGGCGAGTTAAACCCTGGAGGCGGTGGGCGATCGCTTCTATTCTCCTGCTGTTTTTGGGGTCAGTTTTGGCGATCGCTACCCCAGCCCTCCCTCCACCCCAAGCTCATCCTTTACCCCCAACGCTAGCTCAGTGGGGCGATCGCAGTGGCGATTATTTCGAGGAGATCGAATCCACTCCGCTGGGCTATTTGGTGTGGTCATCGTTACCCATCAGCGTTTACATTGAAGTCCCCAAAGACCCCTCAGACCGCGTTCAGACTTGGCAGAAGGCGGTTGAACGGGCGGTAATGGACTGGAATCCCTATTTACCCTTAAACCCCGTAGACAGTCCAGAAAACGCCGATATTCGCATCTGGTATCGGCGTCCCCCTTTACGTCTTTCTTCAACCGGCGAAATTCTACGGGCGAGAACCGCAGAAACCCGCTATGAATTCTATAAGCGATCGCCAGCAACCCCGATGCATCGCTGCGACATTTACCTCAGTCCCCATCAAAGCGCAATTTATACCCTAGCAACCGCTCGTCACGAATTGGGTCATGCATTGGGGATCTGGGGTCATTCTCCCTCCCCCGAAGATGTCATGTACTTCTCGCAAGTTCAAGACCCCGTAGAGATTTCCCCTAGAGATATTAATACCCTAAAACGCATCTACGAACAGCCTACACGCCTCGGTTGGGAGCAACGCTAA
- the gpmI gene encoding 2,3-bisphosphoglycerate-independent phosphoglycerate mutase, protein MAQAPVSPVVLVILDGWGYREATDGNAIAAAKTPVMNSLWAAYPKTLISTSGKAVGLPEGQMGNSEVGHMNLGAGRVVKQELMRITDAFEEGSIQENLALLKVCQEVRASGGKLHLVGLCSDGGVHSHLSHLLGLLEFAKQQDIAQVCIHAITDGRDTYPTDGIGSLKKIEEAIAKIGIGQIVTISGRYYAMDRDRRWDRVRQAYEVMTQTGSGDGRTPTEVMEASYAEGVTDEFVVPVRIAQGAIEPNDGVIFFNFRPDRARQLTQAFVDPGFADFERSQIQPLSFVTFTQYDSTLPVLVAFEPQNLSNILGEVLAQRGLRQFRTAETEKYAHVTYFFNGGLEEPFEGEDRHLIPSPMVATYDKAPEMSAAEVTEVAIAAISEQVYSLVVINYANPDMVGHTGNLQATVTAIETVDECLGRLIESILKAGGTALILADHGNAELMNDAEGNPWTAHTTNPVPFILVEGEGLKIPGHGASVNLKSDGRLADIAPTILEILKLPQPPEMTGRSLIGSPAYEVRQNRSPVRLSR, encoded by the coding sequence ATGGCACAAGCACCTGTCTCTCCTGTGGTGCTAGTCATTTTAGATGGCTGGGGTTATCGCGAAGCCACAGATGGAAATGCCATTGCTGCTGCTAAGACACCCGTCATGAACAGCCTGTGGGCAGCGTATCCCAAAACTTTAATCTCAACCTCTGGAAAAGCAGTGGGACTGCCAGAGGGACAAATGGGCAACTCGGAAGTCGGTCACATGAATTTAGGGGCAGGCCGAGTTGTGAAACAAGAACTGATGCGGATTACCGATGCCTTTGAAGAGGGTTCAATTCAGGAGAACTTAGCCCTGCTGAAAGTTTGCCAAGAAGTTCGCGCTAGCGGGGGCAAATTGCATTTGGTAGGCTTGTGTTCGGACGGAGGGGTTCACTCCCATCTCAGCCATTTGCTGGGTTTATTAGAATTTGCCAAACAACAAGATATTGCTCAGGTGTGCATTCATGCCATTACGGATGGACGCGATACTTATCCAACCGATGGGATTGGTAGCCTGAAGAAAATTGAAGAGGCGATCGCGAAAATCGGGATCGGTCAAATTGTCACCATCAGCGGTCGCTATTATGCAATGGATCGCGATCGCCGCTGGGATCGGGTAAGACAAGCCTATGAGGTGATGACTCAAACCGGAAGCGGCGACGGACGCACCCCGACAGAGGTGATGGAAGCCTCCTACGCTGAAGGCGTCACCGATGAATTTGTGGTTCCCGTGCGAATTGCTCAAGGGGCGATTGAACCCAATGATGGCGTCATCTTTTTTAACTTTCGTCCGGATCGGGCGCGACAACTGACTCAAGCGTTTGTCGATCCAGGATTTGCGGATTTTGAGCGATCGCAAATTCAACCCCTCAGCTTTGTCACCTTTACCCAATACGACTCCACCTTACCCGTATTGGTCGCTTTTGAACCGCAAAACCTCAGTAATATCCTAGGGGAAGTCCTCGCCCAGCGCGGTTTGCGCCAGTTTCGCACCGCTGAAACCGAAAAGTACGCCCACGTCACCTACTTTTTCAATGGCGGTTTAGAAGAACCCTTTGAAGGTGAGGATCGCCACCTGATTCCCAGTCCAATGGTAGCCACCTACGACAAAGCCCCGGAAATGTCTGCCGCTGAGGTGACAGAAGTGGCGATCGCTGCCATCTCGGAACAGGTTTATTCGCTGGTGGTGATTAACTACGCTAACCCTGATATGGTGGGACATACCGGCAATCTACAGGCAACCGTCACCGCGATTGAAACCGTCGATGAGTGTTTGGGGCGTCTGATTGAAAGCATCCTCAAAGCAGGCGGAACTGCCTTAATTTTGGCCGATCATGGCAATGCGGAATTGATGAACGACGCGGAAGGCAATCCTTGGACGGCACATACAACCAATCCCGTTCCCTTTATCCTGGTGGAAGGGGAAGGCTTAAAAATTCCCGGACATGGGGCTTCAGTTAATCTCAAATCTGACGGACGCCTAGCCGATATTGCGCCGACTATTTTAGAGATTCTCAAGCTTCCTCAACCGCCGGAAATGACAGGGCGATCGCTGATTGGTTCGCCCGCCTACGAAGTCCGGCAAAATCGCTCTCCCGTGCGTCTATCGCGCTAA